ACGTCGCTTGGCGCGGTGCTCGACGCTTGGGCCGCTCGCCGCGGAACGGGCGGCGCACGAACGGCGCCGTCGACGCTGCGAACCGTGCTGCTCGGCGGCGGCCCGCTCGTTGGGGCGCCGGTGGCCCGCGCCGTGGAGCTTGGCTTCCCCCTCGCGCTCACCTACGGCTTGACGGAGGCCGCCAGCCAGGTGGCCACGACGGCGCCGGGATGGACGCCCGGCGAGCCGGCCGCGGCGCCGCCGCTGGACGGCGTGCGCGTACGCATCGCCGCCGGTGTCGGCGACGCGATGGAGGTGGGCACCGGCGGTGTCGGCGAGATCGAGGTGGCCGGCCCGACGGTGTTCGCCGGCTACTGGGACGATCCGGCCGCGACGGCAGCCGCGCTCTCGGGCGGCTGGCTGCGCACGGGCGACCTCGGTCATCTCGACGGCGCCGGGCGGCTGACCGTCGTCGGGCGGGCGGACGACCGGATCACGACCGGCGGCGAGAGCGTCGACCCGGCGGAGGTCGAGGCGGTGATCGACGGCCATCCGGCGGTCGGGGCGAGCTGCGTCGTCGGGATGGCGGACCCGGTGTGGGGGCAGGTGGTCGTCGCGGTCATCGAGCCGGCGCGCGAAGGCGACGTCCGGGCGCTGCCGGACGTCGATGCGCTCCGCGGTTGGCTGGACGGGCGGTTGGCGAACTACAAGCGCCCGCGGCGCGTGGTCGCCGTGGCGGCGCTGCCGCGGACGGCGGCGGGGAAGATGGCGCGAGCGGCGGTGCGGCGGCTAGCCGAGCTCGATCTGGATGCCGCCGATTCGGCTGGCGACGACGTTGTAGACGAACGCCTGGATGGCGCCGACGATGAAGCCCATGACACCGTACACGATCGGCAGGACAATGATCGCGCCGATGCCGAAGATCACGCCGAGCAGGCCGGCTCCGGGCTCGTCGCCCATCCCGGCGGCCATGCTGGCGCCGAGGATCGCGAAGAGCGAGACGAAGGCCCCCGCGATCAGGCCGACCACGGTCATCAGGGCACTGTACACCTTGGCGCTGGAAAGGACGTCGATCCGTCGGATGGTGGTCACGGGGGCGGTCTCCTTGTGCGGGCGCCGTCGGGCTGACGGGCCGGCGGGATCATACGGTGAATCTGAGGCGGGGGTTGCGCGAGGCGTACGGCCCGCTGGGCACGGCATGCCGTGCCCCTACGCGGCGGTTGTGGTGTCCGGCGGAACGATCAGGGTTCGCTGGCGGCCCGCATGAGCATCGACCGGACGTCGTCGGGCAGCGCCGTGGGCGCGAACCGGCCGTCGGCGGCCGCGGCCGTGTAGACGAACGTGATCAAGGCTCGCGCCCGGACATCGTCGCCGCTGTCCGGGACCGTGGCTGCGCTCGAGTTCGCACCGACGCCGCACGCCGTCATCGCCAGCGTGAAGCTCGTCGTGCCGACGCGGGCGACCGACACGCGCACGCGGACCACTTCGCCGGCGAAGATCGGGGCGAGGTGGTCGACCTCGACGCGGCGGATGGGCGTGGAGCGCTTCGTCTGGCCGAACCAGTCGGCGTAGTCGATGCCGAGGTCGGCGATGAACGCCTCGTACGCCTCTTGCCAGAGCTCGGCGTAGCGGCCGAAGAACAGCACGCCGGCCGGGTCGGCTTGGTGGAACGCGACGCGGGTGCGGTAGGCGAACGGCGAAGCGGTTTCGTACGGCATCGACGGCGGGCCGGCGGTCTAGCGCCGCTCGCCGACGGGGTGCATCGTCAGCACGCGGCCGACGGCGGCTGCGATCGGGCCGAGTCGGCTCGTCAGTTCGCCGAGCTCGTGCGGGCGGATGGCCTGGTCGCCGTCGGACAGCGCCGTGTGCGGGGCAGGGTGGACCTCGATCATCACGCCGTCCGCCCCGGCCGCGAGCGCGGCGAACGTCATCGGCGCGATGAGCGCCGGCTCGCCCGTGGCGTGGGATGGGTCGACGATGACGGGCAGGTGGGTCTCGCGCTTGGCGAGGGCCATGGACGCCAGATCGAGCGTGAAACGGGTGCCGTCGTTGAACGTGCGGATGCCGCGCTCGACGAGGATCACCTGGTCGTTGCCGCCCGCCAACAGGTATTCGGCGGCCAGCAGCCACTCCTCGACCGTGGCCGCGAAGCCGCGCTTCAGGACGATCGGCTTGTCGATGTCGGACAGCGCGCGCAGGAGGTCGAAGTTCTGCATGTTCCGCGCGCCGACCTGGAACGCGTCGACGTACGGGTACATCGTCTCGATCATGTCGACCGCCAGGCACTCGCTAACGACGGGCAGGCCGGTGGCCTCGCGCGCCGCCGCCAGCCACTCCAGCGCGATCACGCCGTGGCCCTGGAAGCGGTAAGGGCTCGAGCGCGGCTTGAACGCGCCGCCGCGCAGCACGACCGCCCCATTGGCCGCGCACGCCCGCGCCGCCTGCAGGATCGCCTCGGCCCCCTCGACGGCGCACGGTCCGGCGATGATCCCGAAGGAGTCGCCGCCGAACGGCACGCCGCCGATGTGGACGATGGTGCCCGAGCGCTGCACCTCGCGCCGCGCCAGGCGGTAGGGCGTGTCCGGCAGGAACACCCGCTCGACGGCGCGGTCGTGCCCGATGATCGCGTCGATCTGGCCGACGCTGACGTCCGACAGGAGGATGACGCCCGGCCCGACGTCGTACACGGACGCCTCGACGCCGGCCGCACGCACGTGTTCGACCAACCGCCGCACGTCGCGCTCGGTGGCCTCGGGCGCCACGACGGCCACGGCGACGCCTCGCGGCTCGACCGGCGCTGGTGCGCCGATGTGCCGCGGGTCGCCCGGTCGGGGGTCGCCGTTCGATCGCGCGCCGGGTGGCTGCAGGGCCGGGTGGAGTTCGTTCACCGGGACGCTCCTCGGGCGCCTCGCCTTGGGCGGTGGATTCCGCGCTGCGGAAAGGCAGGGCAAGTCGCGACCAACTATAGTGTGATGCAAGGTAGCGTGCAAACGATCTTTCAGGAATCGTTCGGACGCGCGCCACCCGTCCCGATCGACGATGTTTCGGTCGACGTCGGCTCGGCCGACGTTGACTCGCCCGACGCCGCCGCGTCGACGAAGCGCGCCCCCGTCAGCCGCACCAGCGCATCGACCGCGACGCGCACGTTCAGGCCGCGCTGTCCCGCGCTGACGCAGATGCCGTCGAGCGCGCCCGCCGCGCTGTCGACGACGACGTCGAATGCGCCGTCGCGGACCGCCAGCGCGCTGATCCCGCCGACCTGCAGGCCGGTGAGCCGCTCGGCATCGCGGTGTGCGGCCAGTTGGAGCTTCTTCTCGCCGAGCGCAGCGGCAAGCCCCTTCAGATCGACTTGTCGATCGGCGGCGAGCAGGACGAGGAGCGGCCTGCCCGCCGCGCGCTGGACGACGAGCGTCTTGTACACCTGCGAAGGCGGGACGCCGAGATGCGCGGCGACCTCGGCGGCGTCGCGGATCTCGGTCGGGTACGCGAGGACGTCGTACGGGACGCGCGCGGCGTCGAGGCGGCGCATGGCGAGGCTCTTGGGGGTCGGCATCGTCCGCTCCTGGGCGGATGCTATCATCGTCACCCCGCTGGTCTCTCGCAAACCGCACCGAGGTTCGCCGTGCCGCGCCCGATCCCGCAGCCGCAGCTGCCCCGTAAGGTCGTCACGCTGAGCGGCGACACCGTCACGGCGCGCACGGACGAGATCGCCGTCGAGGAGCCGCTCGAGATCCGCCTCGCGCCTGCCGCCGACCCCCTTACGTTCCAGCGCGCCGCCGTCACGATGCGCACGCCCGGCGCCGACGCCGAGCTCGCTCTCGGCTTCCTGTTCGCGGAGGGGATCATCCGCGCGGCCGGCGACGTCGTGCACATCGCCCACTGCCTCGACCCCGACATCACGGCCGAGCAACTCGGCAACGTCCTGACCGTGACGCTGCAGGACGACGTCGTCGTCGACATGGCGCCGCTGGAGCGCCACTTCACGACGACGAGCGCATGCGGGGTGTGCGGCAAGGCGGGGCTCGAGCAGCTGACGATGCGGGGCGTCGCGCGCATCGTCGATGACCCGCCGGTGATGCACATCCCCCCGGCGTTGCTGTACGCGCTGCCGGATCGATTGCGTGCGGCACAGGGCACGTTCGATGCGACGGGCGGGCTGCACGCCGCCGGTCTGTTCGATGCGGCCGGCACGCTGCTGGCGGTGCGCGAAGACGTCGGGCGGCACAACGCGCTGGACAAGCTCGTCGGCTGGGCGCTCACGGAGGGGATGGTGCCGCTGGCCGGGCACATCGTGCTCGTCAGCGGGCGGGCGAGCTACGAGCTCGTGCAGAAGTGCGCGGTGGCGGGGGTGCCGGTGATGGCGGCGGTCGGGGCGCCGAGCAGCTTGGCGGTCGAGACGGCGGAGGCGTTCGGGATCACGCTCGTCGGGTTCGTGCGGGGGGAGCGGGCGAACGTGTATGCGGGGGTGGGGCGCGTCACAAACTCGTATCCGTGACGAGTGGGCGAACGATGACCGGGATCTCGAAGTGCTCGAAGTGGCGGTCGTGTGTGAGGACGGGCGCGCC
Above is a window of Candidatus Avedoeria danica DNA encoding:
- the aroF gene encoding 3-deoxy-7-phosphoheptulonate synthase, whose translation is MAPEATERDVRRLVEHVRAAGVEASVYDVGPGVILLSDVSVGQIDAIIGHDRAVERVFLPDTPYRLARREVQRSGTIVHIGGVPFGGDSFGIIAGPCAVEGAEAILQAARACAANGAVVLRGGAFKPRSSPYRFQGHGVIALEWLAAAREATGLPVVSECLAVDMIETMYPYVDAFQVGARNMQNFDLLRALSDIDKPIVLKRGFAATVEEWLLAAEYLLAGGNDQVILVERGIRTFNDGTRFTLDLASMALAKRETHLPVIVDPSHATGEPALIAPMTFAALAAGADGVMIEVHPAPHTALSDGDQAIRPHELGELTSRLGPIAAAVGRVLTMHPVGERR
- a CDS encoding aminoacyl-tRNA deacylase, with amino-acid sequence MPTPKSLAMRRLDAARVPYDVLAYPTEIRDAAEVAAHLGVPPSQVYKTLVVQRAAGRPLLVLLAADRQVDLKGLAAALGEKKLQLAAHRDAERLTGLQVGGISALAVRDGAFDVVVDSAAGALDGICVSAGQRGLNVRVAVDALVRLTGARFVDAAASGESTSAEPTSTETSSIGTGGARPNDS
- the fdhD gene encoding formate dehydrogenase accessory sulfurtransferase FdhD, giving the protein MPQPQLPRKVVTLSGDTVTARTDEIAVEEPLEIRLAPAADPLTFQRAAVTMRTPGADAELALGFLFAEGIIRAAGDVVHIAHCLDPDITAEQLGNVLTVTLQDDVVVDMAPLERHFTTTSACGVCGKAGLEQLTMRGVARIVDDPPVMHIPPALLYALPDRLRAAQGTFDATGGLHAAGLFDAAGTLLAVREDVGRHNALDKLVGWALTEGMVPLAGHIVLVSGRASYELVQKCAVAGVPVMAAVGAPSSLAVETAEAFGITLVGFVRGERANVYAGVGRVTNSYP
- a CDS encoding AMP-binding protein, coding for MTPSRPAITFAGRTLTAAELAARAESLAGRLTAAGIAPGDRVVTLLANSAAPVVLIHACRIVGAVVVPLNPRWSAAEVAEPAARVRPRLAVVDAGDERDTVAAVVDAASGGIVAVDSIGGDPSDGGSGARPDTSNAPIAWPWPPPDDPDRAQAIVFTSGTTGAPRGAVLSWGNDHANWVGSRARLGHGADDVWLVALPLHHVGGLAIVLRAAWDGAHVVVLPRFDADAVARAIAEHGVTRLSLVPTSLGAVLDAWAARRGTGGARTAPSTLRTVLLGGGPLVGAPVARAVELGFPLALTYGLTEAASQVATTAPGWTPGEPAAAPPLDGVRVRIAAGVGDAMEVGTGGVGEIEVAGPTVFAGYWDDPAATAAALSGGWLRTGDLGHLDGAGRLTVVGRADDRITTGGESVDPAEVEAVIDGHPAVGASCVVGMADPVWGQVVVAVIEPAREGDVRALPDVDALRGWLDGRLANYKRPRRVVAVAALPRTAAGKMARAAVRRLAELDLDAADSAGDDVVDERLDGADDEAHDTVHDRQDNDRADAEDHAEQAGSGLVAHPGGHAGAEDREERDEGPRDQADHGHQGTVHLGAGKDVDPSDGGHGGGLLVRAPSG
- a CDS encoding acyl-CoA thioesterase; the encoded protein is MPYETASPFAYRTRVAFHQADPAGVLFFGRYAELWQEAYEAFIADLGIDYADWFGQTKRSTPIRRVEVDHLAPIFAGEVVRVRVSVARVGTTSFTLAMTACGVGANSSAATVPDSGDDVRARALITFVYTAAAADGRFAPTALPDDVRSMLMRAASEP